CGTGTAGGTCTGAATGGACCTCTGTAAAACTTCACCAATGGTTTCCTGGATGATATCCTTGACATATTCTCCCTCAATGATCTCTTTACGCAGGGCGTAGATCGACTCCCGCTGCTGGTTCATGACATTATCGTATTCCAGGAGCTGCTTTCTGATGTTGAAGTTCTGGGATTCGACCTTCTTCTGGGCATTCTCGATGGCCTTGGTCACCATCCGGTTCTCGATGGGGACGTCCTCCTCGATGCCGAGACGGTTCATGATGGAGGAAATCCTCTCCGCGCCGAAGATCCGAAGGAGATCGTCTTCCAGGGAAAGGTAGAACCGGGAAGATCCCGGATCGCCCTGGCGGCCGCATCGGCCTCGGAGCTGGTTGTCGATTCTCCGGCTTTCGTGCCTTTCGGTGCCCAATATATGAAGCCCGCCCTCTTTGACGACCTTCTCGTGCTCTTCCCGGCACTGGACTCTGAAGTGTTCAAGGAGGGTCTCATATTTTTCGGTTCCCTCCTCGGCGGAGGCTGTGGCCAGGAACTCAGGGTTGCCGCCGAGCACAATATCGGTGCCCCGGCCTGCCATATTGGTGGCGATGGTGACCGATCCGAACCGCCCGGCCTGGGCTACGATCTCGGCTTCTTTTTCGTGATGTTTTGCATTCAGCACATGGTGGGAGATGCTGGACTTTTTAAGGTAGGCGGAGAGCTTTTCGGAATTTTCGATGGAGATGGTGCCGACCAGGACCGGCTGTCCGCGCCTCCGGCATTCCTCGATCTCGGTGACAACCGCCTTGAACTTTTCTTTTTCGGTCTTGTAGATCAAATCGTGAAAGTCGTTCCGGATCATGGGCTGATTGGTCGGGATGACGATGACCTCGAGGTTATAGATCTTTTGAAACTCCTCGGCCTCGGTGTCGGCGGTTCCGGTCATGCCCGCCAGTTTTTTGTACATCCGGAAATAATTCTGGAAGGTGATGCTGGCCAGGGTCTGGTTCTCCCGTTCGATCTTGACTCCTTCCTTGGCCTCCAGGGCCTGATGAAGCCCGTCGCTGTATCTTCTTCCGGGCATGAGGCGCCCGGTGAACTCGTCCACAATGAGCACCTCATTGTCCTTGACCACGTAATCCGTGTCCCGTTTGAACAGGGTGTGGGCCTTGAGGGCCTGGTTCACATGGTGGACCAGTTCGATGTTGGATGCATCATAGAGGTTCTTCACACCGAGGTAGTTTTCTACCTTCTCGTTTCCTTCTTCGGTCAGGGCCGCGGTGCGGGCCTTCTCGTCCACGGTGTAGTCCGTGTCTTTTTCCAGCCTGGGGATGATTTTGTCGATCTTGTAGTACTTGTCCGTGGATTCTTCGGTCGGACCGGAGATAATGAGCGGCGTGCGGGCCTCGTCGATCAGGATGCTGTCCACCTCGTCTACGATCGCGTAGTTGAAATCACGCTGAACATAATCCTTCAGACGGAACTTCATGTTGTCCCGCAGATAGTCAAACCCGAATTCGTTGTTGGTTCCATAGGTGATGTCCGCATGGTAAGCGGTTTTTCTCTCTTCGTCCGACAGGCCATGCACAATACAGCCTACGGTCATCCCGAGGAAGGTATAGATCTTTCCCATCCACCGGCTGTCCCTTCCGGCCAGGTAATCGTTTACCGTGACCACGTGGACACCCTTGCCCTCGAGGGCGTTTAAGTAGACCGGAAGGGTTGCGACCAGGGTCTTTCCTTCCCCGGTCTTCATCTCGGCAATCCGTCCCTGGTGCAGGACGATCCCGCCGATGAGCTGCACATCGAAATGACGCATGGAGAGGGTCCGGACCGAAGCCTCTCGCACCACGGCAAAGGCCTCGCACAGAAGATCGTCTATGGTCTCCCCTTTTTGCAGGCGGTCTTTAAATTCCAGGGTTTTTTTGGCGATCTCCGCATCGGACAAGGCTTTAATTCCAGGTTCCAGGGCGTTGATCCGGCCCACAAACGGTTTGATCTTCTTCAGCTCCCGTTCGTTCCGGGTGCCCATGATTTTTTTCAGGATATAGGCGATCATTGCATCATTTCCATGTTAGGT
This Nitrospirae bacterium CG2_30_53_67 DNA region includes the following protein-coding sequences:
- a CDS encoding preprotein translocase subunit SecA; translation: MIAYILKKIMGTRNERELKKIKPFVGRINALEPGIKALSDAEIAKKTLEFKDRLQKGETIDDLLCEAFAVVREASVRTLSMRHFDVQLIGGIVLHQGRIAEMKTGEGKTLVATLPVYLNALEGKGVHVVTVNDYLAGRDSRWMGKIYTFLGMTVGCIVHGLSDEERKTAYHADITYGTNNEFGFDYLRDNMKFRLKDYVQRDFNYAIVDEVDSILIDEARTPLIISGPTEESTDKYYKIDKIIPRLEKDTDYTVDEKARTAALTEEGNEKVENYLGVKNLYDASNIELVHHVNQALKAHTLFKRDTDYVVKDNEVLIVDEFTGRLMPGRRYSDGLHQALEAKEGVKIERENQTLASITFQNYFRMYKKLAGMTGTADTEAEEFQKIYNLEVIVIPTNQPMIRNDFHDLIYKTEKEKFKAVVTEIEECRRRGQPVLVGTISIENSEKLSAYLKKSSISHHVLNAKHHEKEAEIVAQAGRFGSVTIATNMAGRGTDIVLGGNPEFLATASAEEGTEKYETLLEHFRVQCREEHEKVVKEGGLHILGTERHESRRIDNQLRGRCGRQGDPGSSRFYLSLEDDLLRIFGAERISSIMNRLGIEEDVPIENRMVTKAIENAQKKVESQNFNIRKQLLEYDNVMNQQRESIYALRKEIIEGEYVKDIIQETIGEVLQRSIQTYTEDKKKGRRWDVDGLKDFYHRVFHLQLPFDENEIQGMEPEDLSEKLKTHVANTHYQKELELGESFMRQVEQMVLLQSLDTQWKDHLLAMDHLKEGIGLRGYGQRDPLLEYKKEGFNMFQETLDRINENALTLLFHLKIERPEAVEMEKPKHSQEVYYSRGEGGGAAKVQTVVKGKKIGRNEPCTCGSGKKYKKCCGK